A single window of uncultured Methanospirillum sp. DNA harbors:
- a CDS encoding dipeptide/oligopeptide/nickel ABC transporter ATP-binding protein, with amino-acid sequence MSSVLISALNITKSYSHRYSGSKKIVLSGCSLSIYPGETVGLTGPSGCGKSTFGRILAGLDKPDTGSIQYRDEDILTATWNCNHDNRRKIQVLFQDPGGSFNPVRTLKSSFEFLFRLPGVVVPEGEFLSILDDVGLHGEILSRFPNEISGGQAQRLALARILLVKPELIILDEPTSALDLSVQAQILHLLKTIKKARNISYLFISHDLEVLQFMCERITRIESGQIVPYNAI; translated from the coding sequence ATGTCATCAGTACTGATTTCTGCCCTGAATATAACAAAATCATATTCCCACAGGTATTCAGGATCAAAGAAGATTGTTTTATCAGGATGTTCACTCTCAATATATCCTGGAGAAACAGTCGGCCTTACCGGTCCGTCCGGATGTGGGAAGAGTACATTTGGGAGAATACTGGCAGGTTTGGATAAACCGGACACAGGATCGATACAGTACAGGGATGAGGATATCTTAACCGCCACATGGAATTGCAATCATGATAACCGGAGGAAAATTCAGGTTTTATTTCAGGATCCTGGAGGATCTTTTAATCCGGTCAGAACCCTGAAGTCTTCGTTTGAGTTTCTTTTCAGGCTACCCGGAGTAGTTGTACCAGAGGGAGAATTTTTATCCATCCTGGATGATGTCGGTTTGCATGGCGAAATTCTCTCCCGGTTTCCCAATGAGATATCTGGAGGGCAGGCACAAAGACTGGCCTTAGCCAGGATTCTGCTCGTAAAACCTGAATTAATTATTCTCGATGAACCGACATCGGCATTGGACTTATCGGTGCAGGCACAGATACTCCATCTCCTCAAAACAATAAAGAAAGCTAGAAATATTTCATATCTTTTTATATCACATGATCTTGAGGTTCTCCAATTCATGTGCGAGAGGATAACCAGGATTGAATCCGGGCAGATTGTGCCGTATAATGCGATATAA
- the istA gene encoding IS21 family transposase: protein MAEIQQIVASYNRCGSYSQVAREFHISRNTVKKYVLRVNEVRSGLRDEILPSNRKIIQPPRVVTDEILLHIHTLLEQNLTRPRKQRMNARQIFDQVTQTGYSISYATVKRLISSWNKSHSSREVYILQEPEPGYRAEFDWCEVSLQIKGVWTKVSMAVMVLTYSLFRFARLYYHETQQEVIDAHIQFFTEIQSVPRYIYYDNLRAVYDYSRKKFQDTYLQFASHYGYSYEVCNPASPHEKGTDEESVSYIRRNAFGERTSFESIQEAQEWLIASLEQINSKNVYRRDKTPIEALKDEQKSMFSLPSLDYSNVLTKLARISKYSFVTFDRNYYSVPDTYRQKHILLKISQEQIDLLSGSELITSHQRLYVKGQYSLNICHFLKTFERKPGSLQHSKVIQQAPPALQNLFESHYKEKPLEFIQILNLTAICTVPQLVSAIEKLQKNHILPGYDTIRMILNNTPSPVTESLERFDMIDVQEPDLTVYDQVMECTA, encoded by the coding sequence ATGGCAGAGATCCAACAAATCGTTGCATCTTACAATAGATGCGGCTCATATAGCCAGGTTGCACGAGAGTTCCACATCTCTCGTAACACGGTCAAGAAGTATGTTCTCCGGGTAAATGAGGTTAGATCCGGACTTAGGGATGAGATCCTTCCTTCAAATCGTAAAATAATTCAACCTCCTCGGGTTGTGACAGATGAAATCCTGCTCCACATCCACACTCTCCTCGAACAAAACCTGACCCGTCCTAGAAAACAGAGGATGAATGCACGGCAGATCTTTGATCAGGTTACTCAAACCGGTTACTCGATCAGTTATGCTACCGTCAAACGACTCATATCCTCATGGAATAAATCCCATTCTTCACGAGAAGTGTATATTCTCCAGGAGCCAGAACCCGGTTATCGAGCAGAGTTTGACTGGTGTGAAGTCAGTCTTCAAATCAAAGGAGTCTGGACGAAAGTATCCATGGCAGTCATGGTCCTGACCTACTCGTTATTCCGATTCGCCCGACTGTATTACCATGAAACCCAGCAAGAAGTTATCGATGCCCATATTCAGTTCTTTACCGAGATTCAGTCTGTTCCGCGGTACATCTATTATGACAATCTTAGAGCAGTCTATGACTATTCAAGGAAAAAGTTCCAGGATACATACCTTCAATTTGCATCTCATTACGGCTATTCCTATGAAGTATGTAATCCGGCTTCTCCGCATGAAAAGGGAACAGATGAAGAGAGCGTCAGTTATATCAGAAGGAATGCATTCGGAGAACGGACATCATTTGAGTCAATCCAAGAAGCTCAGGAGTGGCTCATTGCATCTCTTGAGCAAATAAATAGTAAAAACGTATATCGAAGGGACAAGACTCCCATTGAGGCTTTGAAGGATGAACAGAAATCTATGTTTTCGCTTCCATCTCTTGATTATTCGAACGTACTAACTAAATTAGCCCGAATTTCAAAGTATTCATTTGTAACCTTTGACCGTAATTATTACTCAGTTCCTGATACCTATCGTCAAAAACACATTCTGCTCAAAATCTCTCAGGAACAGATAGATCTCCTATCTGGCTCTGAATTGATCACATCACACCAGAGATTGTATGTGAAAGGGCAGTACTCTCTCAATATTTGCCATTTCCTGAAAACATTTGAAAGAAAACCGGGATCCCTTCAACATTCAAAAGTTATTCAACAGGCTCCTCCTGCTCTTCAAAATCTTTTTGAATCGCATTACAAGGAAAAGCCGTTGGAATTCATTCAGATACTTAACCTGACTGCCATATGTACCGTACCTCAATTGGTTTCTGCAATTGAAAAACTACAGAAAAACCATATTCTACCGGGATATGATACAATTCGAATGATTTTAAATAATACTCCTTCTCCGGTCACTGAGTCATTAGAAAGATTTGATATGATCGATGTACAGGAGCCGGATCTCACTGTATATGATCAGGTGATGGAGTGTACAGCATGA
- a CDS encoding GTP-binding protein: MKLVTVAGPPSSGKTSVILHLIRELKKGNLSVGVIKFDCISPGDQDIYQNAGIPVRVGLAGNLCPDHFFVTNIEDCVIWGQKEEFDILITESAGLCSRCSPHIRGVFGICIIDMLSGINTPKKIGPMLKLADMVVITKGDIVSQAEREVFAFRAGRANPSATIIKMNGLTGQGVLPLVGRLSKIPDIETVNDSSLRFAMPAALCSYCLGETRIGRDYQMGNVKRMEL; encoded by the coding sequence ATGAAACTCGTAACTGTTGCCGGGCCACCATCATCAGGGAAGACCTCCGTTATCCTCCACCTGATTCGTGAATTAAAAAAAGGGAATTTATCGGTTGGTGTTATAAAGTTCGACTGTATCTCTCCAGGAGATCAGGATATCTACCAGAACGCAGGAATCCCTGTCCGAGTAGGACTTGCCGGAAATCTTTGTCCGGATCACTTTTTTGTCACAAATATCGAAGACTGCGTAATATGGGGCCAGAAAGAAGAGTTTGATATTTTAATTACAGAGAGTGCAGGATTATGCAGCAGATGCTCACCCCACATCAGGGGGGTCTTTGGTATCTGTATTATCGATATGCTCAGTGGGATCAATACTCCCAAAAAGATAGGCCCCATGCTTAAGCTTGCAGATATGGTTGTGATAACAAAAGGTGACATCGTATCGCAGGCAGAACGTGAAGTCTTCGCCTTTCGCGCCGGAAGGGCTAATCCCTCTGCCACAATCATAAAAATGAATGGGTTGACAGGTCAGGGTGTGCTTCCGTTGGTAGGGAGACTCTCGAAAATTCCTGATATTGAGACTGTGAATGACTCTTCCCTCAGGTTTGCAATGCCAGCAGCACTTTGCTCTTATTGCCTTGGTGAAACCAGAATCGGAAGGGATTATCAGATGGGAAATGTAAAGCGGATGGAATTATGA
- a CDS encoding IS701 family transposase, with product MANPKSFLEKFGYAPLFTNRTKSVFHHAVSYISGLLTLPRGSNMSKIAENIPESGTCRDLSHFISSSPWSSEDVMKLTRTNVIHHLGPNGAVIFDETGQQKYGPDSVGTSHQYLGTLGHTCTAQVGVFASYCVDNVSTLIDYRLFLPDSWVQNHQKSLKAEIPLDRIEHKTKPELALEMLDSFISEEIPFSYVQADGLYGNDSKFISGLYQRKVSFICDIPSDTLVYITEPVLIIPERQGNRGRFPSKPKVLNTFPVQVRWLAEIQQSWDSVPIRFTDRGIKTVYCTVITVWRRQDGLPYDIPVKLVMIRDPEENMVRFAFTNMFNAVTSDLAKCQANRYWIERNFEDAKGLCDLDSFRGRSWIAWHHHIVLSAISLFMLLKIQHDFLKKTIFLSLNQVVAIIRHKNPLRKLSDQELADSINYVNDIRAKLWAGNLKRFMKQKFRNSVDWVQKLIDTRSELII from the coding sequence ATCGCCAATCCAAAATCCTTTTTAGAGAAATTTGGATATGCTCCACTATTCACAAACAGGACTAAGAGCGTATTTCACCATGCGGTAAGTTATATTTCCGGTCTCTTGACTCTGCCACGTGGCTCAAATATGAGTAAGATAGCAGAGAATATTCCCGAAAGCGGAACTTGTCGCGATCTTAGCCATTTTATCTCCTCTTCTCCATGGTCTTCCGAAGATGTGATGAAATTGACACGAACAAATGTCATTCACCATTTAGGTCCAAATGGAGCCGTAATTTTTGATGAGACTGGTCAACAGAAGTATGGACCTGATTCAGTTGGAACATCACATCAATATCTGGGCACTCTTGGACACACATGTACTGCCCAAGTGGGGGTATTTGCGTCTTATTGTGTAGATAATGTCTCAACTTTGATTGATTATCGGTTATTTTTGCCCGACTCATGGGTTCAAAATCACCAAAAAAGCCTGAAAGCAGAAATTCCTCTTGACAGAATTGAACACAAAACAAAGCCTGAACTAGCTTTAGAGATGTTAGACTCTTTCATCTCTGAAGAAATTCCATTTTCTTACGTACAGGCGGATGGTTTGTATGGCAATGATTCAAAGTTCATTTCAGGCTTATATCAGAGAAAAGTCTCATTTATCTGTGATATTCCAAGCGATACACTTGTTTACATCACCGAACCCGTACTAATAATTCCTGAACGACAAGGAAACAGAGGTCGCTTTCCTTCAAAGCCAAAGGTACTGAATACTTTTCCTGTTCAAGTGAGGTGGTTAGCTGAAATTCAACAATCTTGGGACTCGGTACCTATCAGATTTACCGATCGAGGAATTAAAACAGTATATTGTACAGTAATTACCGTTTGGAGACGCCAGGATGGATTACCCTATGATATCCCTGTCAAATTAGTCATGATTCGTGATCCTGAAGAGAATATGGTCCGGTTTGCATTCACAAATATGTTCAATGCAGTTACATCAGACTTGGCAAAATGCCAGGCGAACCGCTACTGGATTGAACGAAATTTTGAAGATGCAAAGGGTTTATGTGATTTAGATAGCTTTCGAGGAAGAAGTTGGATTGCATGGCATCACCACATTGTGCTATCAGCCATATCCTTATTCATGCTTTTAAAGATTCAACATGATTTTTTAAAAAAAACAATTTTCCTCTCTTTAAACCAAGTAGTGGCAATAATTAGGCATAAAAATCCATTGAGAAAATTATCAGATCAGGAATTGGCGGATTCGATCAATTATGTCAACGATATTAGAGCGAAACTGTGGGCCGGAAATTTGAAACGGTTCATGAAACAGAAATTTCGTAATTCGGTGGACTGGGTGCAAAAATTAATTGATACACGTTCAGAATTGATAATTTAG
- a CDS encoding substrate-binding domain-containing protein: MFRNELLIIVLVFCCIGSVAVADSSITGGSSPVTLTVITPFDQDLNSGLKAIAQEYGKDHNTIINIVSVQGRKKIVEELNSGNTSADLVVIEKEYPIFNLKGLTALDKKGLIDKSEELYTAEADLVVSPKSSIQSVQDLNGTKYAAVDLVNYHMPGGCLANSVLTAIPAKPEVVNQSGIDKIYQAVENSSADATILWKSDYNAQKKNQGELKAIPIPEFSMDNYIATLKNSANKDEAALFMDYVIAHKDEFAEK; the protein is encoded by the coding sequence ATGTTTCGCAATGAACTTCTGATTATTGTCCTGGTTTTCTGTTGTATCGGTTCCGTTGCTGTGGCTGATTCCTCGATTACAGGAGGTTCTTCACCAGTGACTCTGACCGTGATAACTCCGTTTGATCAGGATTTAAACAGCGGACTCAAGGCAATTGCACAGGAGTACGGCAAAGATCATAATACAATTATTAACATCGTGAGTGTTCAGGGCAGAAAGAAGATCGTGGAAGAACTTAACAGTGGAAACACATCTGCTGATCTCGTAGTTATCGAGAAGGAATATCCGATCTTCAATCTGAAAGGATTGACCGCACTCGATAAAAAAGGGCTCATTGATAAGAGTGAGGAGTTATACACCGCTGAAGCGGATCTGGTGGTATCACCGAAGAGCTCAATCCAGTCAGTTCAGGATCTCAACGGTACGAAATATGCTGCAGTGGATCTGGTGAATTATCACATGCCTGGTGGTTGCCTTGCAAACTCGGTGCTGACTGCAATTCCGGCAAAGCCAGAAGTAGTAAACCAGTCCGGAATTGATAAGATATACCAGGCAGTAGAAAACTCCTCAGCTGATGCAACAATCCTTTGGAAATCTGACTATAACGCACAGAAGAAGAACCAGGGTGAGTTAAAGGCGATACCAATTCCTGAATTTAGTATGGATAATTATATTGCAACCCTGAAGAACTCTGCAAACAAAGACGAAGCAGCATTGTTCATGGACTATGTAATTGCTCACAAGGATGAGTTTGCAGAAAAGTAA
- a CDS encoding ATP-binding cassette domain-containing protein, whose amino-acid sequence MTSDIDLPKDAGERSSLLSSEVTSLTIIGGKGKSGVTEPSSITCYPGDIICLVGPTGSGKSRMLGDIESLAQGDTPSGRKILINGMIPSSSDRCGAIGLIAQLSQQMNFVVDLTVRDFISIHAESRLVENPDEVVEAILKTANELSGEQFSPDASLTQLSGGQSRALMIADTALLCPSPIVLIDEIENAGVNRRNALDLLVKKGKITFIATHDPVLALMGSRRLFFKDGGVAGIIYPDEEERASVRYIQTIDDQWTTWREKIRSGEMIHL is encoded by the coding sequence ATGACATCTGACATCGATCTTCCGAAGGATGCGGGTGAACGCTCTTCCTTATTATCTTCAGAAGTAACGAGTCTGACAATAATTGGAGGAAAGGGTAAATCAGGAGTTACAGAGCCTTCTTCAATCACATGTTATCCAGGTGATATCATCTGTCTGGTAGGACCAACTGGCTCAGGAAAAAGCCGGATGCTTGGAGACATAGAGTCTCTGGCCCAGGGAGATACCCCATCAGGCAGAAAGATCCTTATCAACGGGATGATTCCTTCCTCTAGCGACCGATGTGGGGCAATCGGCCTCATTGCCCAACTATCACAACAGATGAACTTTGTTGTCGATCTCACAGTCCGGGATTTTATTTCCATCCATGCTGAATCCCGTTTGGTTGAAAACCCGGATGAGGTTGTTGAAGCCATCCTTAAAACTGCCAATGAATTATCAGGAGAACAGTTCTCTCCGGATGCATCTCTGACTCAATTGAGTGGAGGACAATCACGCGCCCTTATGATCGCTGATACTGCACTCCTCTGTCCATCTCCTATCGTGTTGATCGATGAGATAGAGAATGCCGGAGTTAACCGAAGGAACGCATTGGATCTGCTTGTAAAAAAGGGAAAGATTACCTTCATTGCTACACATGACCCCGTCCTTGCCCTGATGGGATCACGCCGCCTCTTTTTCAAAGATGGAGGAGTAGCAGGGATTATTTATCCAGATGAAGAAGAACGGGCTTCGGTGAGATATATTCAAACGATTGATGATCAATGGACCACATGGAGAGAAAAAATACGAAGCGGGGAGATGATTCACCTCTAA
- a CDS encoding ABC transporter substrate-binding protein produces MLGRSVTIPTEIHSVLGTAPPTSEAVYMIQPDDLIGINFDLKNSSYVPDKYKSLPNVGGQQMGSKLNYETFQSMKPDIILYGYDPAMGNDFTDIETIQTKMSPIPVVACADSTNATNYGPEIKFLGTLLGAEDRANSLNTFYDDLYKKVTSTVASIPDDQKKKVYYAEGPDGLKTDPTSSPHGQLIAVCGGNNVAEVNQGSSGGMSPVSMEQVVSWNPDVIVAGDKKFYNSVMSDPNWKDITAVKNKQIYLIPNQPFGWIDRPPGVNRIIGIPWLAKVLYPDKFTDIDLKSLIKEFYTKYMNYDISDAEVSTIITSSGLTA; encoded by the coding sequence ATGCTCGGAAGGTCTGTAACAATTCCGACTGAAATTCACTCAGTTCTTGGAACAGCACCACCAACATCTGAAGCAGTCTATATGATTCAGCCTGATGACCTGATCGGGATCAACTTTGATCTCAAGAACTCGTCATATGTTCCAGACAAGTATAAATCACTACCAAATGTAGGTGGACAACAGATGGGAAGTAAGCTCAACTATGAGACATTCCAGTCTATGAAGCCTGACATTATCCTGTATGGATATGATCCAGCGATGGGTAATGATTTTACTGATATAGAAACTATTCAGACGAAGATGAGCCCTATCCCTGTCGTAGCGTGCGCTGATTCAACCAACGCCACAAACTACGGCCCTGAGATCAAGTTCCTTGGAACTCTCCTCGGTGCTGAAGATCGGGCAAATTCACTGAATACATTCTATGATGATCTGTATAAGAAGGTTACATCTACCGTAGCATCTATTCCAGATGATCAGAAGAAGAAGGTGTACTACGCTGAAGGTCCAGATGGATTAAAGACCGATCCGACAAGTTCACCACACGGACAGTTAATTGCAGTCTGTGGTGGTAACAATGTTGCAGAGGTTAATCAGGGTAGCAGTGGCGGTATGTCTCCTGTCTCTATGGAACAAGTTGTGTCCTGGAACCCTGATGTGATTGTTGCTGGAGACAAAAAATTCTATAACTCAGTTATGTCTGATCCGAACTGGAAGGACATTACAGCAGTGAAGAATAAGCAGATCTACCTGATTCCAAACCAGCCATTTGGATGGATTGACCGCCCACCGGGTGTAAACCGTATCATTGGTATCCCATGGCTCGCAAAGGTATTGTATCCTGATAAGTTCACTGACATCGACCTGAAATCTCTGATAAAGGAGTTCTATACGAAGTATATGAATTATGACATTTCAGATGCTGAAGTGAGTACCATTATCACATCTTCAGGTCTGACGGCTTAA
- a CDS encoding ABC transporter substrate-binding protein, with translation MSDHNPPTSRIQITPNIPVREIVTRFPETRKVFRHYGLEIDEESPEAGIHLGAFLKQRQIDKTGFITLLEEQLPDRGTTPSSSLVERNYDQHDINFLALLPCPVKVPFDMAFVELLSNTWDSNPPFTYLLESNANNQLSYYDSVKQFTDIRQMPDIVISPGLNGYYFKSFFDKFRNKNLFIDPIEQGRSPYHNLDLQDPEHQYSVIGANIEVLMVDHTRLGDLDVPERWSDLLKPEYENSLTVRGQDGFFCETVLLSIYAEYGIEGVRQFAKTVRTGSHPSEMVKAAKFRRHPAPPISILPLFFARLAEKSDDVSIIWPEEGPIVSPVTMIVKREHPPELDPLISFLAGEKTGSILSNASFPSMTGVPPCADPHARFNWIGWEYISTHDLGAEIDLVSSEFSRLFYGKSP, from the coding sequence ATGTCCGATCATAACCCCCCCACATCCAGAATTCAGATAACTCCAAACATACCAGTACGCGAGATAGTAACAAGGTTCCCTGAAACAAGAAAGGTTTTCAGGCATTATGGTTTGGAGATTGATGAAGAATCACCAGAAGCTGGAATTCATCTCGGAGCATTTTTAAAACAACGTCAGATCGATAAGACCGGGTTTATTACGTTACTGGAGGAACAACTCCCTGACCGGGGTACTACACCATCATCGTCTCTTGTTGAACGTAACTACGATCAGCACGATATAAATTTTCTAGCCCTTCTTCCTTGCCCGGTCAAGGTTCCTTTTGATATGGCATTTGTTGAGTTACTATCCAACACGTGGGATAGTAATCCTCCATTTACCTATCTTCTTGAATCAAATGCAAATAATCAGTTATCGTATTATGATTCAGTAAAACAGTTTACTGATATCAGGCAGATGCCTGATATTGTCATCTCACCCGGATTGAATGGATATTATTTCAAGAGTTTCTTTGACAAATTCAGGAATAAAAACCTATTTATTGATCCAATAGAGCAGGGGAGGTCTCCATATCATAACCTTGATCTTCAGGATCCAGAACACCAGTATTCAGTAATCGGAGCAAACATTGAGGTCCTGATGGTGGATCATACACGGCTTGGAGATCTTGATGTACCAGAAAGATGGAGTGACTTATTAAAGCCCGAATATGAAAATTCTCTGACGGTAAGGGGCCAGGACGGCTTTTTCTGTGAGACCGTCCTTCTCTCAATCTATGCAGAATATGGCATAGAAGGTGTCAGACAGTTTGCAAAGACTGTCAGAACAGGATCACATCCTTCAGAGATGGTGAAGGCGGCAAAGTTCAGACGTCACCCTGCTCCACCGATCTCCATTCTTCCCCTCTTCTTTGCAAGACTTGCAGAAAAGTCAGATGATGTCTCGATCATCTGGCCTGAAGAGGGGCCAATAGTCAGCCCGGTTACCATGATTGTAAAACGCGAACACCCGCCTGAATTAGACCCCCTGATCTCATTTCTCGCTGGTGAAAAAACCGGTTCAATACTGAGTAATGCCTCCTTCCCAAGCATGACCGGTGTTCCACCCTGTGCAGATCCTCATGCCCGGTTCAACTGGATTGGATGGGAGTATATCTCGACCCATGATCTCGGTGCAGAGATTGATCTCGTATCATCTGAGTTTTCCAGGTTGTTTTATGGAAAATCGCCATGA
- the istB gene encoding IS21-like element helper ATPase IstB, with protein MTPELEDLCKQLHIAGVYQFIQEQCGSDPDTISILTNACQFELKIRMTNRQIRTLKLAGFPTQKRFDELSVEALPDDGRRILQDLKLLNFIQETKNVVFIGNSGTGKTHMAIATGVCACENNYKVIFKTAAGLVNELLEAKRAGRFTLLMRQFKKIDILILDELGYITFDLEGAELLFQILAARYEILSTVITTNLPFSEWIKVFHDKTLTAALLDRITHRAIVVNMNGSSYRRRSSKS; from the coding sequence ATGACGCCGGAACTAGAAGATCTGTGTAAACAACTCCATATTGCCGGTGTTTACCAATTTATCCAGGAGCAGTGTGGTTCTGATCCGGATACAATTTCTATTCTGACAAACGCTTGTCAATTCGAACTGAAAATCAGGATGACAAACCGTCAGATACGAACACTAAAACTGGCAGGATTTCCTACTCAAAAGAGATTTGATGAGTTGTCAGTAGAGGCATTACCTGATGATGGGAGAAGGATTCTGCAGGATCTAAAACTACTCAACTTTATTCAGGAAACGAAAAATGTTGTGTTTATTGGTAATTCTGGGACCGGAAAGACTCACATGGCTATTGCAACAGGAGTTTGTGCATGTGAGAATAACTACAAAGTAATTTTTAAAACGGCAGCGGGGTTGGTGAATGAATTGCTTGAAGCAAAACGAGCAGGGAGATTCACCCTCTTGATGAGGCAGTTTAAGAAGATTGATATTCTTATCCTGGATGAACTCGGCTACATAACCTTTGATTTGGAGGGAGCTGAGTTGTTGTTTCAGATCCTTGCTGCAAGATATGAGATACTTAGTACGGTGATTACAACGAATTTACCGTTTTCTGAATGGATAAAAGTGTTCCATGATAAAACTCTGACCGCTGCTCTGCTTGACCGGATCACCCATCGAGCAATTGTTGTCAATATGAATGGTTCGAGTTATAGAAGAAGGTCCAGCAAATCCTAA
- a CDS encoding ABC transporter ATP-binding protein, whose protein sequence is MKQKKPVLQISNLSVTFRNKSEAICALAQFSCSMFAGECTAVIGESGCGKSVAAHAILQLFHESTELSGSIKFDDLELLTLPEHHLQEIRGKRIGIVYQNPDRSLNPIYKIGRQMKEPLDFHHICNSNNRWDHIRRTLKRVGFSDPDHAMMQYPCHNSGGMNQRAATAVILGLKPDIVIADEPTKGLDRDRLADIESCLQEIKNEGQSLLLITHDIPMAERVADELIVMYAGQIVEKGPVKEVLYSPLHPYTAGLIKSLPQNGFIPIDGNTPPLSSLPSGCRFAQRCKHASDLCHNLCPVLTLKNGREVRCHQY, encoded by the coding sequence ATGAAACAAAAAAAACCGGTATTGCAAATAAGCAACCTTTCAGTGACATTTAGGAATAAATCAGAGGCTATTTGTGCACTTGCGCAGTTCTCATGTTCCATGTTTGCAGGCGAATGTACAGCGGTAATTGGTGAATCTGGTTGCGGGAAGTCTGTTGCTGCCCATGCTATCCTTCAACTGTTTCATGAGAGTACAGAATTATCAGGATCAATAAAATTTGACGATCTGGAACTGCTTACACTTCCTGAACACCATCTTCAGGAGATCAGGGGAAAGAGGATTGGAATTGTGTACCAAAATCCTGACAGGTCACTCAATCCGATATACAAAATTGGAAGACAGATGAAGGAACCACTTGACTTTCATCATATTTGTAACTCAAACAACCGGTGGGATCATATTAGGAGAACCCTGAAGAGAGTGGGGTTTTCAGATCCTGATCACGCCATGATGCAATACCCGTGCCATAACTCCGGGGGAATGAATCAGCGGGCTGCTACAGCAGTAATACTGGGATTGAAGCCTGATATTGTAATTGCAGATGAACCAACAAAAGGGCTTGATCGCGATCGGCTTGCTGACATTGAGTCATGTCTCCAGGAGATTAAAAATGAGGGGCAATCCCTCCTCCTCATCACCCATGACATACCAATGGCAGAACGTGTGGCAGATGAACTGATCGTAATGTATGCAGGACAGATTGTTGAAAAAGGACCCGTAAAGGAAGTTTTATACTCACCTCTTCATCCCTATACAGCCGGACTAATCAAAAGCCTTCCACAGAACGGTTTTATCCCCATCGATGGGAATACACCGCCTCTTTCATCTCTTCCATCAGGGTGTCGGTTTGCACAGCGGTGTAAACATGCGTCAGATTTGTGTCACAATCTATGCCCGGTACTTACACTTAAAAACGGGCGTGAGGTCAGATGTCATCAGTACTGA
- a CDS encoding IS630 family transposase yields the protein MADSDKNFGNQFCWYRTLGNGAEEVDLFHMEIYALVFDFPNSSLKNLKKFKLANRYEIWCQDECHFSQNGTLCKMWVPPEVKDPVVLREANRKKISIMGSVNAQNGQFIYNISSIFNAETFLQHIKQLIPLKPKNKKILLILDNARYHHALLIQSWLEENKNKIKLFFLPPYSPELNPAELVWKFSRYHVTHNRYFETIDDLGDALERKFVEWENPNNELSSLCEINYVS from the coding sequence ATGGCAGATTCAGACAAGAATTTTGGGAACCAATTTTGTTGGTATCGAACTTTAGGAAATGGTGCAGAAGAAGTTGATCTATTTCATATGGAAATTTATGCGCTAGTTTTTGATTTTCCCAACTCAAGTTTAAAAAACCTAAAGAAATTCAAACTCGCCAATAGATATGAAATTTGGTGCCAGGATGAGTGCCATTTCTCTCAAAATGGAACACTATGCAAAATGTGGGTTCCCCCAGAGGTGAAAGATCCAGTAGTTCTTCGTGAAGCAAACCGTAAGAAAATTAGCATTATGGGGTCAGTAAACGCCCAGAATGGGCAATTTATTTATAATATAAGTTCAATTTTCAATGCAGAAACATTTTTACAGCATATAAAGCAATTAATTCCATTAAAGCCGAAAAATAAAAAGATATTGTTGATTCTTGATAATGCACGTTATCATCATGCACTCCTGATTCAATCATGGCTTGAGGAAAATAAAAACAAGATCAAATTATTCTTCTTACCCCCATATAGTCCTGAATTAAACCCTGCAGAGTTAGTTTGGAAATTTTCGAGGTACCATGTGACCCATAACCGATATTTTGAGACTATAGATGATCTTGGTGATGCTTTAGAACGGAAATTTGTTGAGTGGGAGAACCCAAATAATGAACTATCCTCCTTATGCGAAATTAATTACGTCTCTTAG